The genomic stretch GGCCGGGATTCTGTAGAGGCTGTGTGCTCGGCGATGGTGCGTCGTGCCATGAATCATTCCAAGGGCGACCCGGATTTTATCAACGTGAAAATCGAAAAGGTTCACGAATACGATATTCGGATTTTGAAGGCTTTGCCTGTAACGCGCATTGATGTAGATACGTGGCAGGAAGGGCTGGACAAGGCTTTTGGACTGATCACTCCGCTGATGGGCTCTGGCTGTGGGCTCCGTGAAAAGTTGCAGGAACTCTTGCGGGTGACTTTCCCGATGCGTGGCGCGATGCTGTACGATATCGCGACGGGCGAACGCCTGGAACCAGACCACGAACGCGGAGTGCGTGCGACTTATATGGATGCTCTGCATTCGAGCGAAGTGGATGGTTGCAAGAATCACTTTAACGAAGCGATTGTGCTTGCGACCAAGGTGGCGAATGCTCCCGGAATGGTGGCGGAATTTTGCGTGAGTGATGACCCGAATTACGTGACGGGCTATGTCGCGAGCAAGGAACTCGGCTATGTGCGCATTATGAAGATGAAGGAAATGGGCGATGAAAACGGAGGCCGTATTTTCTTGTTTGATTCGCGCAAGGCCTCTGCTGAAGAATGTATCGAGTACTTGCAGAAGAAAAAAGTTTTGGTGGATGTCAGAGCATGAGTCGCATTCTTGACATTTTTACGAAAGACGCTTTGGAAGCGGCGCGAGCGAACAATACTTATCGCTCGATGCGCTTGATGGAAACGCCGGAATCGTCATGCGTGAAAATCCGCATGCCCGATGGCGCTTCGCAGGAACAGATTCTCCTAGCGTCCAATTCTTATTTGGACTTGGCGAATGTCGATGAACTCAAGCAGGCGATGGCCCAGGCTGTTTTGGAGTGGGGTACAGGGAGCGGGGGTGCCCGCCTTACTACGGGTAACAAGTCTCCGCATCAGGAACTGGAAGAATTTATCGCCAAATTCAAGGGCGAAGAATCGGCTATTACGTTCAATACGGGCTACATGGCGAATGTCGGT from uncultured Fibrobacter sp. encodes the following:
- a CDS encoding 6-carboxyhexanoate--CoA ligase, whose amino-acid sequence is MEYYSLKMRASQQVGEGEQKHEQHISGAERIVGRDSVEAVCSAMVRRAMNHSKGDPDFINVKIEKVHEYDIRILKALPVTRIDVDTWQEGLDKAFGLITPLMGSGCGLREKLQELLRVTFPMRGAMLYDIATGERLEPDHERGVRATYMDALHSSEVDGCKNHFNEAIVLATKVANAPGMVAEFCVSDDPNYVTGYVASKELGYVRIMKMKEMGDENGGRIFLFDSRKASAEECIEYLQKKKVLVDVRA